TACTTAAACTGCCGTCATGGCCCGTATTCATGGCCATGACCATGTCCAGCGCCTCCCTTCCCCGTACCTCTCCCACAATGATTCTATCCGGATTCATACGAAGCGCCGCACGAATCAGATCCGCTATGGTGACGGCCCCCTCCCCCTCCGTGTTGGGCCCTCTTGCCTCCAGTCTGACCAGGTTCGGAACACTCCGGATCTGCAGCTCAGCGGAATCTTCAATCGTAATCAACCGTTCTTCTGCCGGAATAAAGGC
Above is a window of Anaerotignum faecicola DNA encoding:
- a CDS encoding CpaF/VirB11 family protein, encoding AFIPAEERLITIEDSAELQIRSVPNLVRLEARGPNTEGEGAVTIADLIRAALRMNPDRIIVGEVRGREALDMVMAMNTGHDGSLSTGHGNSPKDMLSRLETMMLMGAELPLPAIRSQLASALDILVHLGRLR